A genome region from Nocardioides cynanchi includes the following:
- a CDS encoding AI-2E family transporter, with protein sequence MTNDAAPEAERGVASGAPAADRLTGRLAHQWAARRVERRTEPVTIGYGPSNFSRAQVPWGLDLAAAWAWRLIVIGVATYALFRGIEFFAELTIPVIVALLVAALGSPVVGAMERVGIRRGLGAAVVVLGGLALVATMLAFAGQQVVSGANDLATQVSDGLGEIRNWLNTGPFHLSDQQINDYIQKAQDSLKTKAQNGAFLSQVTNLGSVLTHLLAGLFLVLFSTYFFLADGDRIWAWFVRLAPRAARARVDSSGHVAWISLTQFVRATVIVAVTDAVGVMIAASVLRVQFVLAIGVLVFLGAFVPIVGAFVAGTVAVLVALVDHGWVVALIMLGAVVLVQQIESHVLQPFLMGRFVSLHPLGVIVAIAAGILVAGVPGALVAVPFAAAANAVAQHLATETTVGEDAQQALAQDYADTGQHIDTDADTGNADDGLVGDTHAAGVADQFDGGGGTDG encoded by the coding sequence GTGACCAACGACGCCGCACCGGAGGCAGAGCGCGGCGTCGCGTCCGGAGCGCCTGCCGCGGACCGGCTCACGGGGCGCCTGGCCCACCAGTGGGCCGCCCGGCGGGTGGAGCGTCGTACCGAGCCGGTCACGATCGGGTACGGTCCCTCGAACTTCTCCCGCGCGCAGGTGCCGTGGGGGCTCGACCTCGCAGCGGCGTGGGCCTGGCGGCTGATCGTGATCGGGGTCGCGACCTACGCGCTCTTCCGGGGCATCGAGTTCTTCGCCGAGCTGACCATCCCGGTGATCGTCGCCCTGCTGGTCGCGGCCCTCGGCTCGCCGGTGGTCGGCGCGATGGAGCGGGTCGGGATCCGACGGGGTCTCGGCGCGGCCGTGGTGGTCCTCGGCGGGCTGGCCCTGGTGGCCACGATGCTCGCCTTCGCCGGGCAGCAGGTGGTCAGCGGTGCCAACGACCTGGCCACCCAGGTCTCCGACGGCCTGGGGGAGATCAGGAACTGGCTCAACACCGGGCCGTTCCACCTCAGCGACCAGCAGATCAATGACTACATCCAGAAGGCCCAGGACTCGCTGAAGACCAAGGCCCAGAACGGCGCCTTCCTCAGCCAGGTGACCAACCTCGGCAGCGTGCTGACCCACCTGCTGGCCGGGCTGTTCCTGGTGCTCTTCTCGACGTACTTCTTCCTCGCCGACGGCGACCGGATCTGGGCCTGGTTCGTCCGGCTGGCGCCCCGTGCCGCGCGGGCCCGCGTCGACAGCTCCGGCCACGTCGCCTGGATCTCACTGACCCAGTTCGTCCGCGCGACGGTGATCGTGGCGGTGACCGATGCCGTGGGCGTGATGATCGCGGCGTCGGTGCTGCGGGTCCAGTTCGTGCTCGCGATCGGCGTGCTGGTCTTCCTCGGCGCGTTCGTCCCGATCGTCGGCGCCTTCGTCGCCGGCACGGTCGCGGTGCTGGTGGCGCTGGTCGACCACGGCTGGGTGGTAGCCCTGATCATGCTCGGCGCCGTGGTGCTGGTGCAGCAGATCGAGAGCCACGTGCTCCAGCCGTTCCTGATGGGCCGCTTCGTCTCGCTGCATCCGCTCGGCGTGATCGTGGCGATCGCGGCCGGCATCCTGGTGGCCGGAGTCCCGGGTGCCCTGGTCGCCGTTCCCTTCGCCGCCGCGGCGAACGCCGTGGCACAGCATCTGGCCACCGAGACCACCGTGGGCGAGGATGCGCAGCAGGCGCTCGCCCAGGACTACGCCGACACGGGCCAGCACATCGACACCGACGCCGACACCGGGAACGCCGACGACGGCCTCGTGGGCGACACTCACGCCGCCGGTGTGGCCGACCAGTTCGACGGTGGAGGAGGGACCGATGGGTGA
- a CDS encoding response regulator transcription factor, translating to MNDYEVIVAGVASMLSEERHRIRVTALSTPAEHEEVDVILYDTFGPANSMAALDELVASGSPPVIVYTWKLRRDLAGEALRRGASGYLSKALSGQEIADAVQAVVQGDTVVSPDVQPALPLTGRDWPGRTDAGLSAREAEVLSMIAAGMRNLEIADHSQLSINSVKTYIRSTYQKIGVTSRSQAMLWALDHGFLPEPGTSAPTEPPLG from the coding sequence GTGAACGACTATGAGGTGATCGTCGCGGGGGTCGCCTCGATGCTCTCCGAGGAGCGCCACCGGATCCGGGTCACCGCGCTCAGCACCCCGGCAGAGCACGAGGAGGTCGACGTCATCCTGTACGACACCTTCGGCCCGGCCAACTCGATGGCCGCTCTGGACGAGCTCGTCGCATCCGGCAGCCCCCCGGTCATCGTCTACACGTGGAAGCTGCGTCGCGACCTGGCGGGCGAGGCGCTGCGCAGGGGCGCCTCCGGCTACCTCTCCAAGGCCCTGAGCGGCCAGGAGATCGCGGACGCGGTCCAGGCCGTCGTCCAGGGGGACACGGTGGTCAGCCCCGACGTCCAGCCGGCGCTGCCCCTGACCGGCCGGGACTGGCCCGGTCGGACCGATGCCGGGCTCAGCGCTCGCGAGGCCGAGGTGCTGTCGATGATCGCCGCCGGGATGCGCAACCTCGAGATCGCCGATCACAGCCAGCTCAGCATCAACTCCGTGAAGACCTACATCCGATCCACCTACCAGAAGATCGGGGTGACGAGCCGGTCCCAGGCCATGCTCTGGGCCCTCGACCACGGCTTCCTGCCGGAGCCCGGCACCAGCGCGCCCACCGAGCCCCCGCTCGGCTGA
- the greA gene encoding transcription elongation factor GreA: protein MIWLTQQTADRLRAELDNRRGPLRAEIVERISAARDEGDLKENGGYHAAKDEQGTNEARVRQLEEMLESHQLTVDTSPDDNTVSPGKVVTYRYAGDDDEVFLLGAREIAEDQTDIEVYSPESPLGAALLGAKAGETVDFEQPNGKVAKIEIVSAVPFTS, encoded by the coding sequence ATGATCTGGCTGACCCAGCAGACCGCTGACCGCCTGCGCGCCGAGCTCGACAACCGCCGCGGACCCCTCCGCGCCGAGATCGTCGAGCGGATCAGTGCCGCCCGCGACGAGGGGGACCTCAAGGAGAACGGCGGCTACCACGCCGCCAAGGACGAGCAGGGCACCAACGAGGCCCGGGTCCGCCAGCTCGAGGAGATGCTGGAGAGCCACCAGCTCACCGTCGACACCTCCCCCGACGACAACACCGTCTCCCCCGGCAAGGTCGTGACCTACCGCTACGCCGGCGACGACGACGAGGTGTTCCTGCTCGGCGCCCGCGAGATCGCCGAGGACCAGACCGACATCGAGGTCTACTCACCGGAGTCGCCGCTGGGTGCTGCCCTGCTGGGCGCCAAGGCCGGAGAGACCGTCGACTTCGAGCAGCCCAACGGCAAGGTCGCGAAGATCGAGATCGTCAGCGCGGTCCCGTTCACTTCCTGA
- a CDS encoding DUF4307 domain-containing protein has protein sequence MDQTLTERYAAAPAWRRPVTIAGVVVLAVVGLAWLAWAAFVQSTPKVTSQLIGWQVVDAHSLTARIEVGIAGGTTHPVCTVQALASDHTVVGQLRFTPSDGSNPVTVQTSRAATSVDLTGCTADGQNQPR, from the coding sequence CCTGACCGAGCGCTACGCCGCTGCGCCCGCCTGGCGGCGCCCGGTGACCATCGCCGGGGTCGTGGTGCTGGCGGTCGTGGGCCTGGCCTGGCTGGCCTGGGCCGCCTTCGTGCAGTCGACCCCGAAGGTCACCTCGCAGCTGATCGGCTGGCAGGTGGTCGACGCGCACTCGCTGACGGCCCGGATCGAGGTCGGCATCGCCGGAGGGACCACGCACCCCGTGTGCACGGTGCAGGCCCTGGCCAGCGACCACACCGTCGTCGGCCAGCTGCGGTTCACCCCGTCGGACGGCAGCAACCCGGTGACCGTCCAGACGTCACGGGCCGCCACCTCGGTGGACCTGACCGGCTGCACCGCCGACGGGCAGAACCAACCCCGCTGA
- the ilvA gene encoding threonine ammonia-lyase: MGDQGQVSLADIEQAAALIKDIAVLTPMEDSRWLSALTGHPVLLKCENLQRAGSFKIRGAYNRMWHLSEEERARGVVAASAGNHAQGVALAAQTLGIEATIFMPEGAPIPKEKATRGYGAHVVFHGRYLEDSLEEARAFQERTGAVLIHPFDNTQIVTGQGTVGLEILDQAPEVDTVVVPCGGGGLLSGIAIAIKAQRPEVKIIGVQAEGAAAYPESLRAGHPVPLTSMSTMADGIAVGLPGEVPFATVRDLVDEIITVTEASLSRAVLVTLERAKLVVEPAGAAAVAAILDDPARFSSPTVGVLSGGNIDPLLLGKVIQHGMAAAGRYLNLQLRIPDRPGGLAGLLVELGAAGANVIEVSHARIDADLSLDEVEVHLQLETRGESHTETVLARLRECGYRVFE; encoded by the coding sequence ATGGGTGATCAGGGTCAGGTGTCTCTCGCGGACATCGAGCAGGCGGCTGCGCTGATCAAGGACATCGCGGTGCTGACGCCGATGGAGGACTCGCGCTGGCTCTCGGCGCTGACCGGCCACCCGGTGCTGCTCAAGTGCGAGAACCTCCAGCGCGCCGGATCCTTCAAGATCCGCGGTGCCTACAACCGGATGTGGCACCTCTCCGAGGAGGAGCGGGCGCGCGGTGTCGTCGCGGCGTCGGCCGGCAACCACGCCCAGGGCGTCGCCCTCGCCGCCCAGACCCTCGGCATCGAGGCCACGATCTTCATGCCCGAGGGAGCGCCGATCCCCAAGGAGAAGGCGACCCGGGGGTACGGCGCCCACGTCGTCTTCCACGGTCGCTACCTCGAGGACTCCCTCGAGGAGGCCCGGGCCTTCCAGGAGCGCACCGGTGCGGTGCTGATCCACCCGTTCGACAACACCCAGATCGTGACCGGTCAGGGCACGGTCGGGCTGGAGATCCTCGACCAGGCACCCGAGGTCGACACCGTCGTGGTCCCCTGCGGAGGGGGCGGCCTGCTGTCCGGCATCGCGATCGCGATCAAGGCGCAGCGGCCCGAGGTGAAGATCATCGGGGTCCAGGCCGAGGGCGCCGCGGCGTACCCCGAGTCCCTGCGGGCCGGCCACCCGGTGCCGCTGACCTCGATGTCGACGATGGCCGACGGCATCGCCGTGGGCCTGCCGGGTGAGGTGCCGTTCGCCACCGTGCGCGACCTGGTCGACGAGATCATCACGGTCACCGAGGCGTCGCTCTCCCGGGCCGTGCTGGTGACTCTCGAGCGCGCCAAGCTCGTCGTCGAGCCGGCCGGCGCGGCGGCCGTCGCCGCGATCCTGGACGATCCCGCTCGCTTCTCCTCGCCGACCGTCGGCGTGCTCTCGGGTGGCAACATCGACCCGCTGCTGCTGGGCAAGGTGATCCAGCACGGCATGGCCGCCGCCGGGCGCTACCTCAACCTGCAGCTGCGGATCCCCGACCGCCCCGGCGGCCTGGCCGGGCTGCTCGTCGAGCTCGGGGCAGCGGGGGCGAACGTGATCGAGGTGTCCCACGCCCGGATCGACGCCGACCTCTCCCTCGACGAGGTCGAGGTCCATCTCCAGCTCGAGACCCGCGGGGAGAGCCACACAGAGACGGTGCTGGCCCGCCTGCGGGAGTGCGGCTACCGCGTCTTCGAGTGA